In Leptodactylus fuscus isolate aLepFus1 chromosome 2, aLepFus1.hap2, whole genome shotgun sequence, one genomic interval encodes:
- the KHDRBS1 gene encoding KH domain-containing, RNA-binding, signal transduction-associated protein 1 isoform X2, with protein METTTTETKYLPELMAEKDSLDPSFTHAMSLLSSEIERLKKGGEAKKDEEDTYLDLFSHKNMKLKERILIPVKLYPKFNFVGKILGPQGNTIKRLQEETGAKISVLGKGSMRDKAKEEELRKGGDPKYSHLNMDLHVFIEVFGPPCEAYTRMAHAMEEVKKFLVPEQFLELSYLNGAPPETARGGRGGPVRGRGGPPSAAAPPARGRAGPIRPLVPRGAPGRGAISRGASVSRSVAPTSAARGAPSARARAASIQRISLPPPAPEAYDDYGYDDAYAEQSYEAYESYYSQSPGDTEYYDYGHGEGPESYESYGQDSWNGSRPSLKVPSAAKGSSYRDHPYRRF; from the exons ATGGAGACTACCACCACCGAGACTAAGTACCTGCCCGAGCTGATGGCGGAGAAGGATAGCCTGGACCCGTCATTCACGCACGCTATGAGCCTGCTCTCGAGCG AAATTGAACGTCTAAAGAAAGGAGGTGAAGCAAAAAAGGATGAAGAAGACACTTatttggatttgttttctcataagAACATGAAGCTCAAAGAGCGCATTTTGATTCCTGTTAAACTGTACCCTAAA TTTAACTTTGTTGGCAAAATCTTGGGTCCACAAGGAAATACCATCAAGAGACTACAGGAAGAGACTGGAGCAAAAATTTCTGTACTAGGGAAAGGATCAATGAGGGATAAGGCCAAG GAAGAAGAACTGCGCAAGGGAGGAGACCCAAAATATAGTCACCTAAACATGGACCTTCATGTTTTCATTGAAGTTTTTGGCCCACCTTGCGAGGCATATACCCGTATGGCACATGCTATGGAAGAAGTCAAAAAGTTCCTGGTGCCG GAGCAATTCTTGGAGTTGTCGTATTTGAATGGAGCCCCACCAGAGACAGCccgtggaggaagaggaggaccaGTTCGTGGTAGAGGAGGACCACCATCTGCTGCTGCTCCACCGGCAAG aGGAAGAGCTGGCCCTATCCGTCCTCTTGTTCCAAggggagcaccaggaagaggagcCATTTCACGTGGTGCCAGTGTTAGCCGAAGTGTGGCACCTACATCTGCAGCTAGGGGGGCACCTTCTGCTAGGGCTCGAGCTGCCTCAATTCAAAGGATTTCCCTGCCGCCACCTGCACCTGAAGCCTATGATGACTAT ggttaTGATGATGCTTATGCAGAGCAAAGCTATGAGGCGTATGAGAGTTATTACAGCCAGAGCCCCGG CGATACAGAGTATTATGACTATGGTCATGGAGAGGGCCCTGAATCATACGAAAGTTATG GACAAGACAGTTGGAATGGTTCTCGGCCTTCCTTGAAAGTACCATCAGCCGCTAAAGGCAGTTCCTACAGAGACCACCCATACAGACGCTTCTAA
- the KHDRBS1 gene encoding KH domain-containing, RNA-binding, signal transduction-associated protein 1 isoform X1 gives METTTTETKYLPELMAEKDSLDPSFTHAMSLLSSEIERLKKGGEAKKDEEDTYLDLFSHKNMKLKERILIPVKLYPKFNFVGKILGPQGNTIKRLQEETGAKISVLGKGSMRDKAKEEELRKGGDPKYSHLNMDLHVFIEVFGPPCEAYTRMAHAMEEVKKFLVPDMMDDICQEQFLELSYLNGAPPETARGGRGGPVRGRGGPPSAAAPPARGRAGPIRPLVPRGAPGRGAISRGASVSRSVAPTSAARGAPSARARAASIQRISLPPPAPEAYDDYGYDDAYAEQSYEAYESYYSQSPGDTEYYDYGHGEGPESYESYGQDSWNGSRPSLKVPSAAKGSSYRDHPYRRF, from the exons ATGGAGACTACCACCACCGAGACTAAGTACCTGCCCGAGCTGATGGCGGAGAAGGATAGCCTGGACCCGTCATTCACGCACGCTATGAGCCTGCTCTCGAGCG AAATTGAACGTCTAAAGAAAGGAGGTGAAGCAAAAAAGGATGAAGAAGACACTTatttggatttgttttctcataagAACATGAAGCTCAAAGAGCGCATTTTGATTCCTGTTAAACTGTACCCTAAA TTTAACTTTGTTGGCAAAATCTTGGGTCCACAAGGAAATACCATCAAGAGACTACAGGAAGAGACTGGAGCAAAAATTTCTGTACTAGGGAAAGGATCAATGAGGGATAAGGCCAAG GAAGAAGAACTGCGCAAGGGAGGAGACCCAAAATATAGTCACCTAAACATGGACCTTCATGTTTTCATTGAAGTTTTTGGCCCACCTTGCGAGGCATATACCCGTATGGCACATGCTATGGAAGAAGTCAAAAAGTTCCTGGTGCCG GATATGATGGATGATATTTGTCAGGAGCAATTCTTGGAGTTGTCGTATTTGAATGGAGCCCCACCAGAGACAGCccgtggaggaagaggaggaccaGTTCGTGGTAGAGGAGGACCACCATCTGCTGCTGCTCCACCGGCAAG aGGAAGAGCTGGCCCTATCCGTCCTCTTGTTCCAAggggagcaccaggaagaggagcCATTTCACGTGGTGCCAGTGTTAGCCGAAGTGTGGCACCTACATCTGCAGCTAGGGGGGCACCTTCTGCTAGGGCTCGAGCTGCCTCAATTCAAAGGATTTCCCTGCCGCCACCTGCACCTGAAGCCTATGATGACTAT ggttaTGATGATGCTTATGCAGAGCAAAGCTATGAGGCGTATGAGAGTTATTACAGCCAGAGCCCCGG CGATACAGAGTATTATGACTATGGTCATGGAGAGGGCCCTGAATCATACGAAAGTTATG GACAAGACAGTTGGAATGGTTCTCGGCCTTCCTTGAAAGTACCATCAGCCGCTAAAGGCAGTTCCTACAGAGACCACCCATACAGACGCTTCTAA